A DNA window from Acropora palmata chromosome 12, jaAcrPala1.3, whole genome shotgun sequence contains the following coding sequences:
- the LOC141859617 gene encoding beta-4C adrenergic receptor-like — MQGRSDFPNATKVVCSWPLHPAVTSCSDLNGLNLPLLVMVIALNAVLSMIAVPGNVLWIVAYAKTPSLQTPLNMCLLSLASVGLFNGAVMEPLIMSDTAFFLACPSTSCSLEKIVTGIVTLVADSMLQNIAVISIDRYIAIIHSAKYPRWITKTRIFVAFCIYALFRLFLSACVFTGMIDYHSLVISSIVFSIAIIMFTSMRVFVRIHRLGRIVVGAMNTDEERRKVQERKITKTVGLIILLSASCYAPAFAYFIAVKSNSVSAILHALIWRFIETVMMLNAVFNFAVYFFRHNDKRVAVRRVITETYNVIKSCGCH, encoded by the coding sequence ATGCAGGGAAGGAGCGATTTCCCAAACGCTACCAAAGTTGTCTGTTCTTGGCCATTGCACCCAGCCGTGACGTCTTGTTCCGATCTAAACGGTCTTAACCTACCTCTGCTGGTGATGGTTATTGCATTGAATGCAGTTCTTTCCATGATTGCAGTGCCTGGAAATGTGTTATGGATTGTGGCGTATGCCAAGACACCCTCGCTTCAGACCCCGCTGAACATGTGTCTCCTCAGTTTGGCTTCTGTCGGCCTCTTTAACGGTGCCGTAATGGAACCCTTGATAATGTCCGACACTGCGTTTTTCCTGGCATGCCCTTCGACTTCTTGCTCACTTGAAAAAATCGTCACCGGCATCGTGACACTGGTTGCAGACAGCATGCTTCAAAATATTGCTGTTATCTCTATTGATCGCTACATTGCGATCATCCACAGCGCAAAATACCCTCGATGGATTACCAAGACTAGGATTTTTGTGGCGTTTTGCATATACGCGctgtttcgtttgtttttaagtgcctGTGTTTTCACAGGAATGATCGATTATCACTCCCTTGTAATCTCGTCCATAGTTTTCAGCATTGCAATCATTATGTTCACCTCAATGAGAGTGTTTGTTAGGATCCACCGTCTTGGTAGGATTGTTGTTGGGGCTATGAACACGgatgaagaaagaagaaaagtaCAGGAGAGGAAAATTACCAAAACAGTTGGATTGATAATCTTGCTCAGTGCTTCTTGCTACGCTCCAGCGTTTGCTTACTTTATCGCTGTCAAATCAAACAGTGTTAGCGCAATCTTGCACGCCTTAATTTGGCGCTTCATCGAAACAGTGATGATGTTAAACGCTGTTTTTAATTTcgctgtttatttttttcggcACAACGATAAGCGAGTCGCTGTGCGCAGAGTTATAACTGAGACTTATAACGTAATTAAAAGTTGTGGATGCCATTGA